The genomic segment AATATGCCCAATTAACAACTTTACCAGATAGTGTATATTTTTCTATTGTATGAATAGTTATTTTTCTGGATTCTTTTAGAAGGTCTTTTGACTCTCTTAAGTATACAAAACCTCTTGATATAATATCTGGAGAATTTTTAACTTTTCCTGTGTTTTTATCAACAATTGTTATTATTACAAATATTCCTTCTTTTGCCAACGTTTGTCTATCTCTTATAACTACATCTTGTAGACTTTCACTTCCTAGTCCGTCTATCATTACAACCTCGACGTTTGTATATTGCTTTTCTAATTCTATTTTATCCTTGTATAGTCTTACACAATCTCCATTTTCAGCAACAACTATATTGTTTTCTGGTATACCTTTTTCTATTGCCAATTCTTTGTGAGCAGCCATCATCGAGTACTGACCATGAATTGGTAGGAAGAACTTAGGTCTCATTATTTCTATCATCTGGCCTAATTCTTCTTTCCTTCCATGTCCTGAGGCGTGTATATCCATCATTTTATAATGGTACACTTTAGCGCCCTGCTTCAAAAGATTATCTTTTAACATTTGCACTGATCTTTCATTGCCAGGTATTACAGAAGAAGAAAATATTATAGTGTCATTTTTATGTATTCTTATGTATCTGTGCTCTTTTGTTATTATTTTCATTAAGGTTGCCTTTTCTTCTCCTTGAGCGCCTGTGCAGATTATTGTTATTTTTTCATCAGGATAATTATTAACCTGGTCTGATCTTATAAATGTTCCTTTTTTTGCTTTTACATAGCCTAATTTTTTAGATATTTCAATATTCATTCTCATTGTATGACCTTCAATGATGACTTTCCTACCATACTTTTCTGATAAAGTTATTAACTGCTGTATTCTATTAATTAAAGACGCAAAAGTTGCTGCTATTATTCTTGA from the bacterium HR34 genome contains:
- the rnjA gene encoding Ribonuclease J1, which gives rise to MMTPRNTQPTKDFIKIIPLGGLGEVGRNMMVLEHRNDIVIVDTGLGFPEENMPGVDFVIPNVNYLKNKLRNIRGIVFTHGHYDHIGALPYLIEKLGNPPLFASNLTAGIIRKRHEDFENLPRLKLKVIKKGDVVRLGVFSFEFFKQAHTIADNMGLFIETPVGNIVHTSDFKFDETPMYDEPTDFNKLKELSQRGVHLLMSDSTGAEEEGHSLSEKAIFENLEKIFIQRKNSRIIAATFASLINRIQQLITLSEKYGRKVIIEGHTMRMNIEISKKLGYVKAKKGTFIRSDQVNNYPDEKITIICTGAQGEEKATLMKIITKEHRYIRIHKNDTIIFSSSVIPGNERSVQMLKDNLLKQGAKVYHYKMMDIHASGHGRKEELGQMIEIMRPKFFLPIHGQYSMMAAHKELAIEKGIPENNIVVAENGDCVRLYKDKIELEKQYTNVEVVMIDGLGSESLQDVVIRDRQTLAKEGIFVIITIVDKNTGKVKNSPDIISRGFVYLRESKDLLKESRKITIHTIEKYTLSGKVVNWAYLKNNIKNNLEKFLYSKTGRKPVIIPVIIEV